CATCGGTTACGGGAAAAAGAAGCCCTGGTGACCGCAGGACTGCCGGTTGCCCCCTACCTTCCTCTCCATGACCCCGCCGACCTTCTACGTACAGCGATAGAAGTCGGTTTTCCTTGTGTATTGAAGACAGCCACCGGCGGTTATGATGGGAAAGGGCAGTGGCTGCTCCGGGATCAAAACGACGCTGTGCAAACGATGGAAACGATCGCTGGGGGTCCGTGGGTGGTGGAAGCGTTTGTTCCGTTTGAGCGGGAACTTTCCGTGATTGCGGCCCGTTCCATCCATGGAGAGGTGGGAACCTTTTCAGCGGTTGAAAACATTCACCGCAATCATATTCTTCATCTGACCCGGGCGCCTGCACCGGTAGCCGATTCCATCCTGCGGGAAGCGGAGCAATTGGCCGTAAGAGTGGCCAGCGCCTTAAACGTGGTGGGGCTGGTGGCGGTGGAGTTGTTCCAGCTTGCCGACGGCCGGTTGTGGATCAACGAGCTGGCTCCCCGTCCCCACAATTCCGGCCACTGGACTTACGATGCCTGCACCACTTCACAATTTGAACAGCATATCCGTGCCATATGCGGGCTGCCTTTGGGGTCGTTCCGCCCCC
Above is a window of Desmospora profundinema DNA encoding:
- the purK gene encoding 5-(carboxyamino)imidazole ribonucleotide synthase; this translates as MTTTNKANQPKILLPGSTIGILGGGQLGRMIALEGRRMGYRFITLDPAADCPAAPVSDGHIQASFDDLEAAGMLAEQSDVITYEFENVDDDVVRLLEDRTFVPQGSRLLQTTRHRLREKEALVTAGLPVAPYLPLHDPADLLRTAIEVGFPCVLKTATGGYDGKGQWLLRDQNDAVQTMETIAGGPWVVEAFVPFERELSVIAARSIHGEVGTFSAVENIHRNHILHLTRAPAPVADSILREAEQLAVRVASALNVVGLVAVELFQLADGRLWINELAPRPHNSGHWTYDACTTSQFEQHIRAICGLPLGSFRPLSPAVMVNILGEHLEAVEKAAPRLPASVKLHLYGKRESRPGRKMGHLTVVEESLEQAERLIDGLGIWPSASDEIKPMKSTGS